The following proteins come from a genomic window of Clostridia bacterium:
- a CDS encoding ACT domain-containing protein: MKGIITVVGKDKVGIISNVSSVLAENNVNIMDISQTILQDYFTMIMLVDLKDSSIDISDLQKKMDQVGKQMNLSIKVQHQDIFKSMHRL, encoded by the coding sequence AGGGATTATTACGGTAGTAGGAAAAGATAAAGTAGGTATTATTTCTAATGTAAGCAGTGTTCTCGCAGAGAATAATGTTAATATAATGGACATAAGCCAGACCATATTACAGGATTATTTCACCATGATAATGCTGGTAGATTTAAAGGACAGTTCAATCGATATAAGCGATTTACAGAAAAAGATGGATCAAGTGGGAAAGCAGATGAATCTTTCCATAAAGGTTCAACATCAGGACATATTCAAATCCATGCACAGGCTATAA